The DNA region CGGCCGGTCGGCGGTTCCATGTTCAGGATCCACCGGGACATTCGGTTCTCGAAGGACAAGAGCCCGTACAAGACCCACATCGGCGCGCACTTCCCGCTCGGAAGGGGAACGGCGGCACCCGGCTACTACTTTCACCTCGAGCCCGAGCAGTGCTTCGTCGCGGGCGGCTTGTGGATGCCGGAGCCGGCGTTGCTCCAGAGCATTCGCGAGCGGATCGCGGAGCGCCCGACCGAGTGGAAGAAGGCGCGCGGGGAGCT from Actinomycetota bacterium includes:
- a CDS encoding DUF2461 domain-containing protein → MGYFGEDTFAFLRELKRNNDRDWFNANKDRYEESVKEPFLQFINDVGPPLRTVSRNLVADPRPVGGSMFRIHRDIRFSKDKSPYKTHIGAHFPLGRGTAAPGYYFHLEPEQCFVAGGLWMPEPALLQSIRERIAERPTEWKKARGEL